The following coding sequences lie in one bacterium genomic window:
- the groEL gene encoding chaperonin GroEL (60 kDa chaperone family; promotes refolding of misfolded polypeptides especially under stressful conditions; forms two stacked rings of heptamers to form a barrel-shaped 14mer; ends can be capped by GroES; misfolded proteins enter the barrel where they are refolded when GroES binds; many bacteria have multiple copies of the groEL gene which are active under different environmental conditions; the B.japonicum protein in this cluster is expressed constitutively; in Rhodobacter, Corynebacterium and Rhizobium this protein is essential for growth), whose protein sequence is MAKEIRYNADARSRLKVGVDKMANAVKVTLGPKGRNVVLEKKFGAPTVTKDGVTVAKEIELEDKYENIGAQMLKEVATKTSDVAGDGTTTATVLAQAIFNEGMKNVTAGSNPMELKKGIDLAVQATVENLRKISRPV, encoded by the coding sequence ATGGCAAAAGAAATCAGATATAATGCAGATGCACGATCGAGGCTTAAAGTAGGCGTCGATAAAATGGCCAACGCGGTCAAGGTGACGCTTGGTCCCAAAGGACGCAATGTTGTGCTTGAAAAGAAATTCGGCGCCCCCACGGTGACCAAGGACGGTGTTACGGTCGCCAAGGAAATCGAACTCGAAGACAAATACGAAAATATCGGCGCCCAGATGCTCAAGGAGGTCGCCACAAAGACATCCGATGTCGCAGGCGACGGTACTACGACGGCGACCGTTCTTGCACAGGCGATTTTCAACGAAGGCATGAAAAATGTGACCGCAGGATCGAATCCCATGGAATTGAAGAAGGGAATCGATCTGGCGGTTCAGGCGACTGTCGAAAACCTCAGGAAGATTTCCCGCCCGGTG
- the groES gene encoding co-chaperone GroES, giving the protein MKIKPLGDKVLVEPSSVEESKTSGGIIIPDTAKEKPQKGKIVAAGPGRTDDNGKIIKMSVKVGDKVLYSKYGGTELKYEGNEYLIMSESDILAIFE; this is encoded by the coding sequence TTGAAGATCAAACCATTGGGAGACAAAGTACTGGTTGAGCCTTCCTCTGTCGAGGAATCCAAAACGTCGGGCGGCATCATTATTCCCGATACCGCAAAAGAAAAACCTCAGAAGGGCAAAATTGTAGCAGCAGGTCCCGGAAGAACCGACGATAATGGCAAAATCATCAAGATGAGTGTCAAGGTCGGTGATAAAGTTCTGTACTCGAAGTACGGTGGTACCGAGCTTAAATACGAGGGAAATGAATATCTCATTATGTCAGAATCTGACATTCTTGCGATCTTCGAATAA
- the dnaK gene encoding molecular chaperone DnaK, which translates to MSRIIGIDLGTTNSVVAVMEGGQPVVIPNSEGGRTTPSVVAYTDKGERLVGQVAKRQAVTNPNRTVYSIKRFMGRRFDEVGQEMKEVPYKVVKGPNDTARVNIDSKEFSPPEISAVILQKMKQTAEDYLGQKVTEAIITVPAYFNDAQRQATKDAGRIAGLEVKRIINEPTAASLAYGLDKKKDEKIAVFDLGGGTFDISILELGDGVFEVLSTNGDTHLGGDDFDQRVVNWLAEEFQKDNGIDLRKDAMALQRLKEAAEKAKCELSNTIETDINLPFITADASGPKHLNVKLSRAKLEQLIGDLIERTRRPVENAIRDAGLTANQIDEVILVGGSIRIPKVQELVREMFGKEPHKGVNPDEVVAVGAAIQGGVLSGEVTDVLLLDVTPLSLGIETLGSVFTRLIERNTTIPTKKSEIFSTAADSQTSVEIHVLQGEREMARDNRTIGRFHLDGIPPAPRGIPQIEVTFDIDANGILNVSAKDKGTGKEQQIRIESSSGLNESEIQKMVKDAEAHAGEDKKKKEEITARNETDQLIYQTEKNLKDIGGSLEPDAKAKVEAALERAKGAIKGSDMSEIISARDGLTGAWHEAAQKMYAQTGQAGGQPGAGDTGQPRQEQQQERRESSTDSKPDSGAVDADFEVVD; encoded by the coding sequence ATGTCCAGAATAATTGGAATAGATTTGGGAACCACGAATTCTGTTGTTGCGGTCATGGAAGGCGGCCAGCCTGTCGTCATCCCCAACTCGGAGGGAGGAAGAACGACACCCAGCGTTGTAGCGTATACCGACAAGGGAGAACGTCTCGTCGGACAGGTTGCAAAGCGCCAGGCAGTAACCAATCCGAACCGCACCGTGTATTCGATCAAACGGTTCATGGGCAGAAGGTTCGATGAAGTCGGCCAGGAAATGAAGGAAGTTCCCTATAAAGTTGTAAAAGGTCCCAATGACACAGCGCGTGTCAATATCGACAGCAAGGAATTTTCACCTCCCGAAATCTCCGCAGTTATTCTTCAGAAAATGAAACAGACCGCCGAGGATTACCTCGGACAGAAAGTCACAGAGGCGATTATAACCGTTCCCGCATATTTTAACGATGCGCAGCGTCAGGCAACCAAAGACGCGGGCCGTATCGCCGGTTTAGAAGTGAAACGGATCATCAACGAGCCCACTGCCGCATCGCTGGCGTATGGTCTCGATAAAAAGAAAGACGAGAAAATAGCGGTATTCGATCTTGGCGGCGGAACATTCGACATTTCGATTCTGGAGCTCGGTGACGGAGTATTCGAGGTGCTGTCCACAAACGGAGACACCCATCTTGGCGGAGACGATTTCGACCAGCGTGTTGTAAACTGGCTCGCCGAGGAATTCCAGAAGGATAACGGCATCGATCTGCGTAAAGACGCGATGGCTCTCCAGCGCCTGAAAGAAGCCGCCGAAAAGGCCAAGTGCGAGCTTTCGAATACGATCGAGACGGATATCAACCTTCCGTTTATAACCGCCGATGCTTCGGGACCGAAACATCTCAATGTCAAGCTTTCGCGCGCAAAACTGGAACAGCTCATCGGCGATCTCATCGAGCGGACACGCAGACCGGTCGAGAACGCAATCAGGGATGCGGGACTCACCGCAAACCAGATTGACGAGGTTATTCTTGTCGGCGGATCGATCCGTATTCCGAAAGTACAGGAGCTCGTCCGTGAAATGTTCGGTAAAGAACCGCACAAGGGTGTCAATCCCGATGAGGTCGTTGCAGTAGGTGCTGCAATCCAAGGAGGCGTGCTGTCCGGAGAAGTCACCGATGTCCTGCTTCTCGATGTGACGCCGCTTTCGCTCGGTATCGAGACCCTTGGCAGCGTATTCACACGTCTTATCGAGCGGAACACGACCATTCCGACCAAGAAGAGCGAAATATTCTCCACCGCGGCAGACAGCCAGACATCCGTGGAGATTCATGTTCTCCAGGGCGAACGTGAGATGGCGCGTGACAACAGGACAATCGGCCGGTTCCACCTGGACGGAATTCCGCCGGCTCCCCGTGGTATACCGCAGATCGAGGTCACGTTTGACATCGATGCCAACGGTATTCTCAACGTATCGGCAAAGGACAAGGGTACCGGCAAGGAACAGCAGATCCGTATCGAATCATCGAGCGGTCTGAACGAGAGCGAGATTCAGAAAATGGTCAAGGATGCCGAGGCCCATGCAGGAGAAGACAAAAAGAAAAAGGAAGAAATCACGGCCCGGAACGAAACCGACCAGCTCATTTACCAGACCGAAAAGAATCTCAAAGATATAGGTGGTTCATTGGAACCGGATGCAAAGGCGAAAGTCGAGGCTGCTCTTGAACGGGCCAAAGGAGCTATCAAGGGTTCCGATATGTCCGAAATCATCTCTGCCCGTGACGGTCTCACCGGCGCATGGCATGAAGCCGCCCAGAAGATGTATGCCCAGACCGGGCAGGCCGGAGGTCAACCCGGAGCGGGCGATACCGGGCAGCCCCGTCAGGAACAGCAGCAGGAACGCCGTGAAAGCTCCACCGATTCAAAGCCTGATTCCGGCGCGGTCGATGCTGATTTTGAAGTGGTCGATTAA
- a CDS encoding zinc-ribbon domain-containing protein produces the protein MFCPKCGKQIDDGGKFCSNCGFKIEPKSLEGEKKDKKDDIFIEDKKNVQKTVGNIKKVIEAIIVRKGKGDPLLIINIRKKLVFKGINPAKYTYETIDDPLVLKKLIELAKDLGFNL, from the coding sequence ATGTTTTGCCCAAAATGCGGAAAACAGATCGATGATGGGGGAAAATTTTGTTCCAACTGCGGGTTCAAGATTGAACCCAAAAGTCTTGAAGGAGAAAAAAAAGATAAAAAGGATGACATTTTTATTGAAGATAAAAAAAACGTACAGAAAACAGTTGGGAATATTAAAAAAGTGATTGAAGCTATTATTGTCCGGAAAGGAAAGGGCGATCCGTTATTAATTATCAATATAAGGAAAAAGCTTGTTTTTAAGGGAATTAACCCAGCTAAATATACTTATGAAACAATAGATGATCCTCTTGTGTTGAAAAAATTAATTGAACTGGCCAAAGATCTGGGATTCAATTTGTAA
- a CDS encoding FIST C-terminal domain-containing protein, with product MNVKISYSLKENVNEAIQDISKQFADIDPRMVIYFASSKFDPENLSQQLQNAFNSAAVFGCSTAGEIVSGKMLKGSVVAMAFSSDAIEDVKVEVVENIKEGNNVEAVFSAFGEYYGTSMDELDFTKYVGIILVDGLSGAEERLMDRIGDLTNVTFVGGSAGDDLKFQKTFVFAGNKAYTNAAILVLIKPGIGFDIIKTQSFCSTDKTLVATKVNVAGREVIEFNNRPASVEYAEAVGTSVDNAPNCFMSHPVGLMFDDEPYVRSPQQIKGERMVFYCNVLEGMELSLLSSTDIVNETKKAIDDKKKELGTISAIINFHCILRTLELESKGITEAYGKLFTDIPTIGFSTYGEEYIGHINQTSTMLVFK from the coding sequence ATGAATGTCAAAATTTCATATTCGTTAAAAGAGAATGTTAATGAGGCCATACAGGATATCAGTAAACAGTTTGCTGATATTGATCCCAGAATGGTTATTTACTTCGCTTCTTCTAAGTTTGACCCCGAAAATCTCAGTCAGCAGCTGCAGAATGCATTTAATTCGGCTGCTGTTTTCGGATGTTCGACCGCTGGAGAAATAGTCAGCGGCAAAATGCTGAAAGGCTCCGTCGTCGCAATGGCTTTTAGTTCTGATGCGATAGAGGATGTGAAAGTGGAGGTTGTTGAAAATATTAAAGAGGGAAATAACGTTGAAGCGGTATTCTCCGCATTTGGAGAGTATTATGGTACCTCCATGGACGAACTGGATTTTACTAAGTATGTCGGTATAATTCTCGTGGATGGTTTATCCGGTGCTGAAGAAAGACTGATGGACAGAATCGGCGACTTGACCAATGTGACATTCGTGGGTGGGTCTGCCGGAGATGATTTGAAATTTCAAAAAACATTTGTTTTTGCAGGGAATAAAGCGTATACCAATGCTGCCATACTCGTACTGATTAAACCGGGAATCGGATTTGATATAATCAAAACACAGAGCTTCTGCAGTACTGACAAAACGCTTGTCGCAACGAAAGTAAACGTGGCAGGCAGAGAAGTTATCGAGTTTAATAACAGGCCCGCATCCGTTGAATACGCCGAAGCAGTTGGAACGTCAGTCGATAATGCCCCGAACTGCTTCATGTCCCATCCTGTAGGCCTGATGTTCGATGATGAACCGTATGTTCGCAGCCCGCAACAGATTAAAGGCGAGAGAATGGTGTTTTATTGTAATGTGTTGGAAGGAATGGAACTTTCGTTGCTTAGCTCCACAGATATTGTGAATGAAACGAAAAAAGCGATCGATGATAAAAAGAAAGAGTTGGGTACTATTTCCGCAATCATCAACTTTCATTGTATTCTGAGGACTCTGGAACTTGAAAGTAAGGGTATTACAGAGGCATACGGTAAGCTGTTTACGGATATTCCCACCATCGGTTTCAGTACCTATGGGGAGGAATATATCGGACATATAAATCAGACATCGACCATGCTTGTTTTTAAATGA
- the glgP gene encoding alpha-glucan family phosphorylase: MHPVESFFVRASLPENLEALREIAYNLWWYWNVHAVKLFYRIETGLWEETYHNPVSILGNITQARLDTLSADEGIQAHLERVKNGFDRYLTESTWYKKNAASGTEGNIAYFSLEFGLAECAPIYSGGLGILAGDHLKSASDLGLPFVGVGLLYQEGYFRQYLNNDGWQQEMYPDNDFYNMPVLPVIGKNGEELIIELDYPDGVVYAKVWKIAVGRVPLFLLDTNITQNTVKNRAITSALYGGDQEMRLKQEMLLGIGGLRALFAMDIWPTVCHMNEGHAAFLALERIRTLMESEKLTFEEAFELSKAGNVFTTHTPVAAGHDRFPPALILKYFEDFYPELGLTPDEFLGLGRIDTKSAAEPFCMTVLALKCADKANAVSRLHMHVSREMWQSLWEGFPREEIPISHITNGVHIASWVSQDIVDLFERYLGPRWRNEPAREEIWKRVNDIPDEEIWRTHERRRERLVSFARKRLQTQLQRRGASEAELNLAQGTLNSEALTIGFARRFATYKRADLIFRDIERLSGILKNPDKPVQILFAGKAHPRDDEGKEIIRRIIHWARRPDIRNHVVFIEDYDMCVARYLVQGVDVWLNTPRRPLEASGTSGMKAVANGALNLSILDGWWDEAYTPEVGWAIGSGEVYNDPGYQDTVESNAIYDILEKDIVPLFYDVGPDGIPRGWIKKMKTAMHHLVPVFNTDRMVHQYFNECYSSAMTRYDTLKHENARKVRELALWKKKIHDNWDGIKIQSIKSDGLKTYQVGASLTVTALIKLGKLDPEDVAVELYSGIVNASGTLVDAQPLPMAWKSKKQDVHVFEGVVPFVKSGRIGYSLRIVPSHPDQVIFQNQRLIKWA; the protein is encoded by the coding sequence ATGCATCCGGTTGAAAGCTTTTTTGTAAGGGCTTCACTGCCAGAAAACCTTGAGGCTTTGCGGGAAATTGCTTACAATCTCTGGTGGTACTGGAATGTCCATGCGGTCAAACTGTTCTACCGTATCGAAACCGGATTATGGGAAGAGACATATCATAATCCTGTCAGTATACTTGGCAATATTACTCAGGCGAGGCTTGATACTCTGTCGGCCGATGAGGGTATTCAGGCCCATCTCGAGAGGGTCAAAAACGGTTTTGACCGGTATCTTACCGAATCGACATGGTATAAAAAGAATGCCGCCTCCGGAACCGAAGGCAACATTGCTTATTTTTCTCTCGAATTCGGGCTTGCGGAGTGCGCACCCATTTACTCGGGCGGATTGGGAATACTCGCGGGCGATCATCTTAAAAGCGCGAGTGATCTGGGTTTGCCCTTTGTCGGAGTAGGCCTTTTATACCAGGAAGGGTATTTCAGGCAGTACCTCAACAATGACGGCTGGCAGCAGGAGATGTATCCCGATAATGATTTTTACAATATGCCTGTGCTGCCGGTAATCGGAAAGAACGGTGAGGAGCTCATTATCGAGCTTGATTATCCCGATGGCGTGGTATATGCAAAGGTATGGAAAATTGCGGTAGGCCGGGTGCCTCTTTTTCTGCTCGATACCAACATCACCCAGAATACGGTGAAGAACCGTGCCATAACCTCCGCTCTCTACGGCGGTGACCAGGAAATGCGCCTCAAACAGGAGATGCTGCTCGGTATCGGCGGTCTCCGCGCTCTGTTTGCCATGGACATATGGCCGACAGTATGTCATATGAACGAAGGTCATGCAGCGTTTCTGGCGCTTGAACGGATACGGACGCTCATGGAAAGCGAGAAGCTTACGTTTGAAGAGGCATTCGAGCTTTCAAAAGCGGGCAATGTTTTTACAACCCATACACCTGTTGCCGCCGGTCATGACCGGTTTCCGCCCGCGCTCATACTGAAGTACTTCGAAGATTTTTACCCCGAGCTCGGATTGACTCCCGATGAATTTCTCGGTCTGGGAAGAATTGACACGAAATCGGCTGCCGAACCTTTCTGTATGACCGTTCTTGCCCTTAAATGTGCCGATAAAGCCAATGCGGTGAGCCGTCTCCATATGCATGTCTCGCGTGAAATGTGGCAGTCTCTCTGGGAGGGATTCCCGAGAGAGGAAATTCCCATTTCCCATATAACCAACGGGGTTCATATTGCAAGCTGGGTTTCACAGGATATCGTGGACCTTTTTGAACGTTACCTCGGTCCTCGCTGGAGAAATGAACCGGCGCGGGAGGAAATCTGGAAGCGGGTCAACGATATTCCCGATGAGGAAATCTGGCGTACGCACGAGCGGCGCCGTGAGAGGCTCGTATCGTTCGCCCGGAAGAGGCTTCAGACACAGTTACAGCGACGGGGAGCATCCGAAGCCGAGCTCAATCTCGCGCAGGGCACACTTAATTCGGAAGCGCTCACTATCGGATTTGCGAGGAGATTTGCGACCTATAAACGGGCCGACCTCATCTTCCGTGATATCGAACGGCTCTCGGGGATACTGAAAAACCCGGATAAGCCCGTTCAGATACTGTTCGCCGGGAAAGCACATCCGCGTGATGACGAGGGTAAGGAAATAATCCGCCGCATCATCCACTGGGCGCGGCGTCCCGATATTCGGAACCACGTGGTTTTCATCGAGGATTATGACATGTGTGTGGCCCGGTACCTTGTCCAGGGCGTCGATGTGTGGCTCAATACTCCGAGAAGACCGCTCGAAGCGTCCGGAACGAGCGGAATGAAAGCGGTTGCGAACGGTGCTTTGAATCTCAGTATTCTCGACGGCTGGTGGGATGAGGCTTATACCCCGGAGGTCGGATGGGCCATAGGCTCCGGCGAGGTTTACAATGATCCCGGTTATCAGGATACCGTCGAATCGAACGCTATTTATGATATTCTGGAAAAAGACATTGTGCCGCTCTTTTACGATGTTGGTCCCGATGGTATACCACGGGGATGGATAAAGAAGATGAAAACCGCCATGCACCACCTGGTGCCGGTTTTCAACACGGATCGGATGGTGCACCAGTATTTTAACGAGTGTTACAGTTCCGCTATGACGAGGTATGATACCCTCAAACACGAAAATGCCAGAAAAGTCCGTGAGCTCGCGCTCTGGAAAAAGAAAATCCACGATAACTGGGATGGCATTAAAATTCAGAGTATAAAATCCGATGGGCTGAAGACCTATCAGGTCGGCGCATCCCTGACCGTTACCGCGCTGATTAAACTCGGAAAGCTTGATCCCGAAGATGTTGCGGTCGAGCTGTATTCGGGAATCGTGAACGCCTCGGGCACCCTCGTCGATGCACAGCCTCTTCCGATGGCATGGAAGAGCAAAAAACAGGATGTGCATGTTTTCGAGGGTGTAGTGCCTTTCGTGAAGAGCGGGAGAATCGGCTATAGTCTCCGGATCGTACCGTCTCATCCCGATCAGGTGATATTCCAGAACCAGAGGCTCATTAAATGGGCCTGA
- a CDS encoding TIGR00730 family Rossman fold protein: MGLIRVPPGLKIPAVISEMNRIKERIAVCVFCASSNHVDSVFIEAARSMGTALVSKGMMLVYGGGNNGLMGILSEEMHKKGGRIVGVITANLKGLGYAFEGADEMIVTDSMRERKAVMEDLADGFVCLPGGLGTLEEFLEIITFKQLGLHAKPVVLLNVRGFFDNLLRQMETGYEERFIENMYHDLFHVTDSADDALDYIVCHTSG, from the coding sequence ATGGGCCTGATACGAGTACCGCCGGGTCTGAAGATACCCGCGGTAATTTCCGAGATGAACCGAATAAAAGAAAGAATTGCTGTCTGTGTTTTCTGCGCTTCGAGTAACCATGTCGATTCCGTATTTATCGAGGCGGCACGATCGATGGGAACCGCGCTGGTTTCAAAAGGCATGATGCTCGTTTATGGTGGCGGAAACAATGGTCTTATGGGGATTTTATCGGAGGAGATGCATAAGAAGGGAGGCCGGATTGTCGGTGTCATCACTGCCAACCTGAAGGGTCTCGGTTATGCATTTGAGGGAGCCGACGAGATGATCGTTACCGACAGCATGAGGGAGCGGAAAGCGGTGATGGAAGACCTCGCCGATGGTTTTGTCTGTCTTCCCGGCGGTCTGGGAACGCTCGAGGAATTCCTTGAGATCATCACCTTCAAGCAGCTCGGTCTCCATGCAAAACCGGTTGTTTTACTGAATGTCAGGGGATTTTTTGATAATCTTCTCCGGCAGATGGAGACGGGTTATGAAGAGCGCTTCATCGAAAATATGTATCATGACCTGTTCCATGTGACTGACAGCGCGGATGATGCACTCGATTATATCGTTTGCCACACTTCGGGTTAA
- a CDS encoding T9SS type A sorting domain-containing protein — MDRRTFIRSATGAVLAAGACPLSIFPASAAINSRDVTYEPNQPLTSQGLRIRDALDILNQGEAANTAPVLREEILDNPDSVFIVYADLQPTKDSKGAWNPCNDQMQALGRRVTELVFRKGTEQGGKTLMNNNLVAATSGNPPKWINGNNVHPYFTAGMADALHDLGNTNVAACARGALRHDNVVSSGLDALFKAHDLPLIEAHYQWFSDYTESELIWHENPEGTVVRRFCTYKPTFESDSTHINVAHAHTHPVGLLTLTTKNLQGIMPRIYGHVCDSWTTMDIWRKEFMDNFNPNYRSAVEQLYYKHANMGFQFWDDGDFVKTYTNMGGYDVFMKALDDYWGKEGTAQDTALDKLYDIANAKIFWGEQWAQRTMDMMKVMPDPYINMVEGVFAAQYGGSNIYHTDFITIGRSRIAVDAVTAWLMGHDPRGVPFLRLAKEHGLGENNIEKIPVYILDENGPRKVDYTTLKRTYIGIYVYSLSKSRFFTEPLITSVEEEQTIPKALITASCYPNPFNPVTTIQFELSQPGAVRLSVYTVTGQRIHTVNLGQSGRGKHMYEFNASGLTSGVYMYRIQTEHASISGKMVLMK; from the coding sequence ATGGATAGACGCACTTTTATACGGTCGGCAACAGGCGCGGTGCTTGCGGCAGGAGCGTGCCCATTAAGTATTTTTCCGGCATCGGCTGCCATAAATTCCCGTGATGTCACCTACGAACCCAATCAACCCCTGACCAGTCAGGGACTGCGTATCAGGGATGCTTTAGACATATTGAATCAGGGTGAAGCGGCCAATACTGCCCCTGTACTGCGGGAAGAGATACTTGATAACCCGGATTCCGTTTTTATCGTGTATGCCGATTTGCAACCCACTAAGGATTCAAAGGGAGCCTGGAATCCCTGTAATGATCAGATGCAGGCTCTCGGCCGCCGTGTTACCGAGCTGGTTTTCCGGAAAGGTACCGAACAGGGCGGCAAGACATTGATGAATAACAACCTCGTGGCCGCAACCTCGGGAAATCCTCCCAAGTGGATAAACGGGAACAATGTTCATCCGTATTTTACTGCTGGTATGGCGGATGCATTACATGACCTGGGCAACACCAATGTAGCTGCCTGCGCCCGTGGAGCCTTGCGTCATGATAATGTGGTTTCAAGCGGTCTCGATGCTCTTTTCAAAGCTCATGATCTGCCTCTTATTGAGGCTCATTATCAATGGTTTTCGGATTATACCGAGTCGGAACTGATATGGCACGAAAATCCGGAAGGTACCGTAGTCCGCCGTTTTTGTACCTATAAACCGACGTTTGAAAGTGATAGCACTCATATAAATGTTGCGCACGCCCATACGCATCCGGTCGGTTTATTAACCCTTACCACCAAGAATCTTCAGGGTATCATGCCGAGAATCTACGGTCATGTCTGCGATTCATGGACAACGATGGATATCTGGCGTAAAGAATTCATGGATAACTTTAATCCGAATTACCGGTCAGCCGTCGAGCAATTATATTACAAACATGCAAATATGGGTTTCCAGTTCTGGGATGATGGCGACTTTGTAAAAACATACACGAACATGGGTGGTTACGATGTTTTCATGAAGGCATTGGATGATTATTGGGGAAAAGAGGGAACTGCACAGGACACAGCGCTCGACAAACTGTACGACATTGCCAACGCGAAAATTTTCTGGGGCGAACAATGGGCGCAGAGAACGATGGACATGATGAAAGTGATGCCCGATCCGTATATCAATATGGTTGAGGGCGTGTTTGCGGCGCAATATGGTGGCAGTAATATCTATCACACCGACTTTATCACTATCGGACGGTCGAGGATTGCTGTCGATGCTGTTACCGCATGGCTCATGGGCCATGACCCACGGGGTGTACCCTTCCTGAGATTGGCGAAGGAACACGGTTTAGGTGAAAATAACATTGAAAAAATCCCCGTGTACATTCTTGACGAAAATGGCCCCAGGAAGGTGGATTACACTACCTTGAAACGGACATATATCGGAATCTATGTTTATAGCCTTTCTAAAAGCCGATTTTTCACGGAGCCGCTCATAACGTCTGTGGAAGAAGAACAAACCATCCCGAAAGCGTTAATAACCGCAAGCTGCTATCCGAATCCTTTCAACCCTGTTACCACAATTCAGTTCGAACTGTCACAGCCCGGCGCCGTCAGATTATCCGTCTACACAGTTACCGGGCAGCGGATACATACGGTAAACCTTGGACAATCGGGACGCGGAAAGCATATGTATGAATTTAATGCTTCAGGTCTTACTTCGGGAGTATATATGTATCGGATACAGACCGAACATGCCAGTATTTCAGGTAAAATGGTTCTGATGAAATAG